Proteins encoded by one window of Candidatus Mesenet endosymbiont of Phosphuga atrata:
- a CDS encoding DUF2497 domain-containing protein, giving the protein MMHDKNDQQSARDVLEDIKKVMHNNGYNKSSIISQKLDDEIPHLQYDNDEDDDESLDFEEENEEFETSNDASEPLIDIANTEDRSIREQENRSLLSKENIDATSAEIQHLVEKVHKTRELSKGYSLTLEELAIKLLEPQLKEWLNSHLHNITKEIVEREIKYITGK; this is encoded by the coding sequence ATGATGCACGATAAAAATGATCAACAATCTGCTAGGGATGTACTGGAAGATATTAAAAAAGTGATGCATAATAATGGTTACAATAAATCTTCTATAATAAGCCAAAAATTAGATGACGAAATACCGCATCTTCAATATGATAATGATGAAGATGATGATGAATCTTTAGATTTTGAAGAAGAGAATGAAGAGTTTGAAACTTCAAATGATGCTTCTGAGCCACTTATAGATATTGCAAATACAGAAGATAGAAGCATACGAGAACAAGAAAATAGAAGCCTTCTTTCAAAAGAAAATATCGATGCTACATCTGCAGAGATTCAACATTTAGTTGAAAAAGTACATAAAACACGTGAATTGTCTAAGGGATATAGCCTCACTCTTGAGGAACTTGCAATTAAACTTTTGGAGCCTCAGTTAAAAGAATGGTTAAATAGTCACCTACATAATATTACTAAGGAAATTGTTGAAAGAGAAATCAAGTATATCACAGGTAAGTAA
- the ccmA gene encoding heme ABC exporter ATP-binding protein CcmA: protein MLKCKNISCIRGNRELFSNLEFEVESGSIALIVGPNGSGKTTLIRTIAGLSPAACGSISYNGNDIDEDRNLYLSSMIYIGHKNAFKDDLTVMQNIRFWAKMRKTTGLIMAAAHYLELQPVLDIRYSELSEGWKRRASLSQLLIANANLWLIDEPFANLDDNATYLISELILVRAKQNGIVVITGHNKETPFPDLKIINICDF, encoded by the coding sequence ATGCTCAAATGTAAAAATATATCATGTATACGTGGCAATAGAGAGTTATTCTCTAATCTTGAATTTGAAGTTGAATCAGGTTCTATAGCTTTAATTGTTGGTCCCAATGGTAGTGGCAAAACAACATTAATACGCACTATTGCTGGCCTATCCCCAGCTGCTTGTGGCAGTATTAGTTATAACGGAAATGATATAGATGAAGATCGCAACTTGTACCTATCTTCCATGATCTACATAGGGCATAAAAATGCTTTTAAGGATGATCTCACAGTTATGCAAAACATCAGATTTTGGGCGAAGATGAGAAAAACAACAGGACTTATAATGGCTGCTGCGCATTATCTTGAATTGCAGCCTGTACTAGATATTAGATATAGCGAGCTTTCAGAAGGTTGGAAGAGGCGAGCATCCCTTTCTCAGCTACTTATAGCCAACGCAAATTTATGGCTTATTGATGAGCCATTTGCAAATCTTGATGACAATGCAACTTATTTAATCTCTGAGCTGATACTAGTGCGTGCCAAGCAAAACGGTATAGTTGTGATCACCGGACACAATAAGGAAACACCATTTCCCGATCTCAAAATTATCAATATCTGTGATTTTTAG
- a CDS encoding MBL fold metallo-hydrolase translates to MKITILGCGPSVGIPTIGCKCDICKSALSDSKNKRTRTSALIEHEGTTILIDSSPDFKMQAIANQIGSIDAVIYTHPHADHCAGITELSAIEPKGEQKTMPVYGSINTLTSVISSYPQLFIPNTPSNPWNKCHYLTINRIDYYKEWEIGSCKIVAFPQVHGNIISTGFIFNDLVAYCTDVKEFPQKSWEILKSKKNLTLILGCIGYQEATAHAHLDLCLNWVEQLNTKQVILTHMSHYIDYYKINNELKTTPKIKAAYDGLVIEI, encoded by the coding sequence ATGAAAATTACTATATTAGGGTGTGGTCCTTCCGTTGGTATTCCAACAATTGGATGCAAGTGTGATATTTGTAAATCAGCTTTATCTGATAGTAAAAATAAAAGAACACGTACGTCAGCTCTAATTGAACATGAAGGAACTACTATACTCATAGACTCATCTCCTGATTTTAAAATGCAGGCAATTGCAAATCAGATAGGTAGCATAGATGCAGTGATATATACTCATCCTCATGCTGATCACTGCGCAGGCATAACTGAACTATCTGCAATAGAACCAAAAGGAGAGCAAAAAACTATGCCAGTATACGGAAGTATAAACACTTTAACTAGTGTAATATCTAGTTATCCTCAACTTTTCATTCCCAATACTCCAAGTAATCCATGGAATAAATGTCATTATCTTACTATTAATAGGATTGACTATTATAAAGAATGGGAAATAGGAAGCTGTAAAATAGTTGCTTTTCCACAAGTTCATGGAAATATAATATCTACTGGTTTTATTTTTAATGATCTAGTTGCATATTGTACTGACGTGAAAGAGTTTCCACAAAAGTCTTGGGAAATACTAAAAAGCAAGAAAAACTTAACCTTAATACTGGGATGCATAGGATATCAAGAAGCTACTGCCCATGCTCATCTTGATTTATGTCTTAATTGGGTTGAGCAGTTAAATACAAAACAGGTGATACTCACTCATATGAGTCATTATATTGATTATTATAAAATTAACAACGAACTTAAAACAACACCAAAAATTAAAGCAGCGTATGATGGCCTTGTTATAGAAATATAA
- the pyrF gene encoding orotidine-5'-phosphate decarboxylase — MNPIICALDTQDIDQAVSLAKKLKSTVSMFKLGLEFFVANGISGVQRIMDLGMPIFLDLKLYDIPNTIAKTVEVIKSMNIAMLTLHLSGGAKMLKSALDAVSDSGISLVGVTVLTSMDNNDLLEVGINKTAKEQVAILAKIAKEVNLYGVVCSAWEIAEVRKICGNSIKIITPGIRLKSSTDDQKRTVTPKEAIELGADYIVIGRPITENCDPKHTVELVLDSLQRKT, encoded by the coding sequence ATGAACCCTATTATATGCGCTTTAGATACGCAAGATATAGATCAAGCAGTTTCACTTGCAAAGAAACTTAAGAGCACGGTTTCTATGTTCAAATTGGGCTTAGAGTTTTTTGTGGCCAATGGCATATCTGGAGTGCAAAGGATAATGGATTTAGGCATGCCAATTTTCCTTGATCTTAAGCTCTATGATATACCGAACACTATCGCTAAGACAGTTGAAGTTATCAAATCAATGAATATTGCAATGCTAACTTTGCATTTAAGCGGAGGTGCAAAAATGCTCAAAAGTGCATTAGATGCTGTTTCTGATTCAGGTATAAGTTTAGTTGGTGTCACTGTTTTAACTAGTATGGATAATAATGATCTATTAGAAGTAGGAATAAACAAAACTGCAAAAGAACAAGTAGCCATTCTTGCCAAAATTGCAAAAGAGGTAAATCTATATGGAGTAGTGTGTTCAGCATGGGAGATTGCAGAAGTGCGTAAGATATGTGGAAATAGCATTAAAATAATAACACCAGGTATACGCTTGAAGAGTAGCACTGACGACCAAAAAAGAACCGTAACTCCAAAAGAAGCAATAGAGCTTGGTGCAGACTATATCGTAATTGGCAGGCCTATAACTGAAAACTGCGATCCAAAGCATACTGTAGAGTTGGTACTAGATTCACTGCAAAGAAAGACATAA
- the plsX gene encoding phosphate acyltransferase PlsX, translating into MGGDFAPLSVIKGVDFFFNNLIGSNTNVSFHIYGQEEKVLPILSKYKRVLGNSTFVDCMDVILSDDKPSFALRQRKKSSMYSAIEAIKDGTVAGVVSSGNTGALMAIARFVLGTLPNIYRPAIASVFPTKSKDFILLDLGANVDCNADSLFQFAVMGSAFAKTVLGRDNPKVALLNIGTEEIKGTDAIRKAFDLLKCATDILNFKGYIEASEFLNGDIDVIVADGFVGNVMLKAAETMVNTIISLVKDEISSSFITKLFGFFIKKKLSSSLGHFNPKTRNGAMFLGLNGVVIKSHGNADNIAFGHAIKFAVDAIRNNLNAKIISGISSVE; encoded by the coding sequence ATGGGTGGGGATTTTGCTCCGCTTTCGGTGATAAAAGGTGTAGATTTCTTTTTTAATAATCTTATAGGTTCTAATACTAACGTTTCTTTTCATATCTATGGGCAGGAGGAGAAGGTTTTACCTATATTGTCAAAATATAAAAGAGTATTAGGCAATAGCACTTTTGTGGATTGTATGGATGTAATTTTATCAGATGATAAGCCTTCTTTTGCCTTAAGACAGCGCAAAAAATCTAGCATGTATAGCGCCATTGAAGCAATTAAAGATGGAACAGTGGCTGGTGTAGTTTCTTCTGGCAATACTGGAGCGCTTATGGCTATTGCTCGCTTTGTGCTCGGTACCCTGCCAAATATTTATCGTCCTGCTATTGCTTCTGTTTTTCCAACCAAATCAAAGGATTTTATCTTGCTTGATTTAGGTGCAAATGTAGATTGCAATGCTGATTCACTCTTTCAATTTGCTGTAATGGGTAGTGCTTTTGCAAAGACTGTTTTAGGAAGAGATAACCCAAAAGTTGCTCTGCTCAATATAGGAACTGAAGAGATTAAAGGTACTGATGCAATACGTAAGGCTTTTGATTTGCTCAAATGTGCAACAGACATTTTAAACTTTAAAGGATATATAGAAGCAAGTGAGTTTTTAAACGGTGATATAGATGTTATTGTTGCTGATGGTTTTGTGGGTAATGTCATGTTAAAAGCAGCTGAAACTATGGTAAATACAATAATATCTCTCGTTAAAGATGAAATATCTAGTTCCTTTATAACGAAATTATTTGGTTTTTTTATAAAAAAAAAGTTAAGCAGCAGTTTAGGTCATTTTAACCCTAAAACAAGAAACGGTGCTATGTTTTTGGGACTAAATGGTGTTGTGATAAAAAGTCATGGTAATGCTGATAATATAGCTTTTGGTCATGCAATTAAGTTTGCTGTTGATGCAATACGTAATAACCTTAATGCTAAAATAATAAGTGGTATTAGCAGTGTCGAATAA
- the rpsP gene encoding 30S ribosomal protein S16: MAVKIRLARHGAKKRPFYRIVVADARAPRDGSFIERLGHYDPMLSEDNKERVKVKSIDRLKYWLSVGAQATEKIQWFIKKGLIEI, translated from the coding sequence ATGGCAGTAAAGATAAGATTAGCAAGGCATGGAGCTAAAAAACGTCCTTTTTATAGAATTGTTGTTGCTGATGCAAGAGCACCAAGAGATGGTTCTTTTATAGAGAGATTAGGACATTATGATCCAATGTTATCTGAAGATAATAAGGAGCGTGTAAAGGTAAAAAGTATTGATAGATTAAAGTATTGGTTGAGTGTTGGTGCGCAAGCAACTGAAAAAATTCAGTGGTTTATAAAAAAAGGGCTAATTGAGATTTGA
- the rpmF gene encoding 50S ribosomal protein L32, giving the protein MAVPKRKKSKSRRDMHRSHHAIKPKNIVINSTTGEYMLPHHISLDGYYRGRQVIVKNESK; this is encoded by the coding sequence TTGGCAGTACCTAAAAGAAAAAAGTCTAAATCGCGTCGTGACATGCACCGCTCTCACCATGCGATTAAACCTAAAAATATTGTTATCAATTCAACAACAGGGGAGTATATGCTGCCACACCATATATCTCTTGATGGCTATTATCGTGGCAGACAAGTAATTGTAAAAAATGAAAGCAAGTGA
- a CDS encoding TolC family protein, with protein sequence MKNLLYLVLIILLTATNSYSIELQEAIDKAIANSIKIKAQSYALQGAKKQLKMNGVSNFLPMVTYDFQIANVNEPEKDMFGHINPNNPSIDYTSKVGQLSISERIDGSWLAAPSQAKYQIAVEKLNFLQIKQKVLLDAVGAYVKVLTAMGVEDLSKRNENVLKQYLDMAQKRFAVGEVTKTDVFQAEARLAFAMSEQIKADGNLRIANASYSHIVGEEPKDLLQPADLPAIPNSLEECLEIAKKNNPILKSVFYRHKAADQAVIIALSKSLPSLDISAKIKNIYKSSNQRDYSLSFNLSVPIFQKGMNFAGIDQANFTAKQYMHDYYEAIKNIEEEVITRWENVLTVRSILASSKEAVKAAEVVVDGIKQEAELNLRTTIDVLDAERELFKAKINFTEAEGNHVISIYNLLFTIGSLNIT encoded by the coding sequence ATGAAAAATCTACTATATCTAGTATTAATTATTCTGCTTACTGCCACAAATAGCTATAGTATTGAGCTGCAAGAAGCAATAGATAAAGCAATTGCAAATAGCATAAAGATTAAAGCTCAAAGCTATGCTCTTCAAGGGGCTAAAAAACAGCTAAAGATGAATGGAGTTTCTAATTTCTTGCCAATGGTTACTTATGACTTTCAAATTGCAAATGTTAATGAACCAGAAAAAGATATGTTTGGTCATATTAATCCAAATAATCCAAGCATTGATTATACATCAAAAGTAGGGCAACTCTCTATCAGTGAAAGAATAGATGGAAGTTGGCTTGCTGCTCCAAGCCAAGCAAAGTATCAAATTGCTGTAGAAAAATTAAATTTTCTTCAAATCAAGCAAAAGGTTTTACTCGATGCTGTAGGTGCTTACGTTAAAGTTTTAACTGCTATGGGAGTTGAGGACTTGAGCAAACGCAATGAAAACGTTCTTAAGCAATATTTGGATATGGCGCAAAAGCGTTTTGCTGTTGGCGAAGTAACCAAAACAGACGTCTTTCAAGCAGAAGCAAGACTTGCCTTTGCAATGTCTGAGCAAATAAAAGCAGATGGTAATCTAAGAATTGCCAACGCCTCTTATTCTCATATAGTAGGTGAAGAGCCAAAAGATCTTCTACAACCAGCTGATTTGCCTGCTATACCAAACTCTTTAGAAGAATGTTTAGAAATTGCAAAAAAGAATAATCCTATTTTGAAATCAGTGTTTTACAGACACAAAGCTGCAGATCAGGCGGTTATAATTGCGCTATCGAAATCTTTACCATCTCTTGATATTTCAGCTAAAATTAAAAATATCTATAAGTCAAGCAATCAAAGAGATTACAGTTTGTCATTTAATTTATCTGTTCCTATTTTTCAAAAAGGTATGAATTTTGCTGGAATAGATCAAGCAAATTTCACTGCAAAACAATACATGCACGATTATTATGAAGCTATTAAAAACATAGAGGAAGAAGTTATTACTAGATGGGAAAATGTTTTAACTGTTCGTTCTATACTTGCTTCATCGAAAGAAGCTGTTAAAGCTGCAGAAGTTGTAGTAGATGGAATAAAGCAGGAAGCAGAATTAAATCTTAGAACTACAATTGATGTTCTTGATGCTGAACGAGAATTATTTAAAGCTAAAATAAATTTTACAGAGGCAGAAGGGAATCATGTAATTAGTATATACAACTTGCTCTTTACAATTGGCAGTTTAAACATTACTTAA